From Bacillus basilensis, a single genomic window includes:
- a CDS encoding DUF3961 domain-containing protein, with amino-acid sequence MMKMTVDQRFMMPADVVERVEVLRNKQSKRGTLLQSVNKFFGLDTKEDCVWFYGFYGVAVSILLFMVFTSNIFDFLFA; translated from the coding sequence ATGATGAAAATGACAGTAGACCAAAGATTTATGATGCCAGCGGATGTTGTAGAACGAGTGGAAGTATTACGAAACAAGCAAAGTAAGCGTGGCACATTATTACAATCAGTAAATAAATTTTTCGGTTTAGATACGAAAGAAGATTGTGTTTGGTTTTACGGTTTTTATGGAGTGGCTGTAAGTATTTTATTATTTATGGTGTTCACATCAAATATTTTCGATTTTCTCTTCGCGTAA
- a CDS encoding N-acetylmuramoyl-L-alanine amidase family protein, whose protein sequence is MAMFPIERNYIGYGSSRPGIPLSKVRFIVSHDTGNPGSNAIGNRDYFNEIQPKASAHTFIDDKTILEIIPISEVAYHVRYGVPTDNDLYGYDANKAAIGVELCYGGDVNFWEAYTRFTWYHAYLCQNFGLNPKKDIVSHKTLDPARKIDPENVLGKQGIKFQQFLADVYRMYVSFR, encoded by the coding sequence ATGGCGATGTTTCCTATAGAGCGTAATTATATTGGATATGGAAGTTCACGACCGGGAATTCCTCTCTCTAAAGTAAGGTTTATTGTAAGTCATGATACGGGGAATCCTGGTAGCAATGCGATAGGGAATCGGGATTATTTTAATGAGATACAACCGAAAGCCTCGGCACATACATTTATAGATGACAAAACAATATTAGAAATTATTCCTATAAGTGAAGTTGCTTATCATGTTCGATATGGTGTGCCGACAGATAATGACTTATATGGTTATGATGCAAATAAGGCTGCTATTGGAGTGGAACTTTGTTATGGCGGTGATGTTAACTTTTGGGAAGCATATACACGTTTTACGTGGTATCATGCGTATTTATGTCAAAACTTCGGCTTGAATCCGAAAAAAGATATTGTATCACATAAAACACTTGACCCAGCTAGAAAGATTGATCCTGAAAATGTATTAGGGAAACAAGGTATTAAATTTCAGCAGTTTTTAGCAGATGTCTATCGGATGTACGTTTCGTTTAGATGA
- a CDS encoding YpdA family putative bacillithiol disulfide reductase produces MQKETVIIIGGGPCGLAAAISLQKVGINPLVIEKGNIVNAIYNYPTHQTFFSSSEKLEIGEVAFITENRKPVRNQALAYYREVVKRKSVRVNAFERVEKVQKDGEVFKVETTKRDGSKEMYIAKYVVVATGYYDNPNYMNVPGEELKKVAHYFKEGHPYFDRDVVVIGGKNSSVDAALELVKAGARVTVLYRGSEYSTSIKPWILPEFEALVRNGTIQMHFGAHVKEITEHTLTYTVDGEEKTIQNDFVFAMTGYHPNHSFLTNMGVRIDEETGRPIHAEDTMETNAENIFIAGVIAAGNNANEIFIENGRFHGNAIAQTIVTREM; encoded by the coding sequence ATGCAGAAAGAAACAGTTATTATAATCGGAGGCGGTCCGTGCGGATTAGCAGCAGCAATTTCATTGCAAAAGGTAGGGATAAATCCGTTAGTAATTGAAAAAGGAAACATTGTAAATGCCATTTATAATTATCCAACTCATCAAACATTTTTCTCTTCTAGTGAAAAATTAGAAATTGGTGAAGTAGCTTTTATTACAGAAAACCGTAAGCCAGTTCGAAATCAAGCGCTTGCGTATTATCGTGAAGTAGTAAAGCGTAAATCTGTACGTGTAAATGCTTTTGAACGAGTAGAGAAAGTTCAAAAAGATGGAGAAGTCTTTAAGGTTGAGACGACAAAACGTGACGGAAGTAAAGAAATGTATATAGCGAAATACGTTGTTGTAGCAACTGGATATTATGACAATCCAAATTATATGAATGTTCCAGGTGAGGAACTGAAGAAAGTAGCTCACTATTTTAAAGAGGGGCATCCTTATTTTGACCGAGATGTAGTAGTTATAGGTGGGAAAAACTCGAGTGTAGATGCCGCGTTAGAACTTGTTAAAGCGGGTGCGCGTGTAACGGTACTATATCGCGGAAGTGAGTATTCAACAAGCATAAAGCCGTGGATTTTGCCGGAGTTTGAGGCATTAGTACGAAACGGCACAATTCAAATGCATTTCGGGGCTCATGTGAAAGAAATTACTGAACATACATTAACGTATACAGTTGATGGCGAGGAAAAAACAATCCAAAATGATTTTGTATTTGCGATGACTGGTTACCACCCTAATCATAGTTTCTTAACGAATATGGGTGTTCGGATTGATGAAGAAACAGGGCGTCCAATTCATGCAGAGGATACAATGGAAACGAACGCTGAAAATATTTTCATTGCAGGTGTAATTGCTGCTGGAAATAATGCGAATGAAATATTTATCGAGAACGGTAGATTTCATGGAAATGCGATTGCGCAAACCATTGTAACAAGAGAAATGTAA
- the ansA gene encoding asparaginase, whose protein sequence is MKRILVLHTGGTIAMEEDKETGVVQPGEKNPLLKFIPDLEGDVDLIVEDVFHLPSPHMTPSEMLQLQVIIDERVKQENIHGVVITHGTDTLEETAYFLDLTVQATIPIVVTGAMRSSNELGADGLYNFLSAVKVASSSEAAEKGVLVVLNDEIHCATNVTKTHTSNVATFQSPQYGPIGMVTKRGVVFHHALVHHETYSVNKVSKNVVVLKAYAGMDDTLLAAIETLPVDGIVIEALGQGNLPPRTLPSLERLINKGIPVVLVSRCFNGIVQDVYSYEGGGKQLKDMGIVFTYGLNAQKARIKLLVALENTTSHEAIQNMFMHN, encoded by the coding sequence TTGAAAAGAATCCTAGTTTTACACACAGGTGGAACAATTGCAATGGAGGAAGATAAAGAAACTGGAGTCGTACAACCAGGTGAAAAAAATCCTCTTTTAAAATTTATTCCTGATTTAGAAGGCGATGTTGATTTAATCGTTGAAGATGTGTTCCATCTACCATCTCCTCATATGACACCGAGCGAAATGTTACAATTACAAGTCATCATTGATGAAAGAGTAAAACAAGAAAACATTCATGGCGTAGTCATTACGCATGGTACGGATACATTAGAAGAAACAGCCTATTTCCTAGATTTAACAGTACAAGCAACTATTCCGATCGTCGTGACTGGCGCAATGCGTTCTAGCAATGAATTAGGTGCTGATGGTCTATATAACTTCTTATCAGCTGTAAAAGTCGCTAGCAGTAGTGAAGCTGCAGAAAAGGGTGTTCTAGTCGTATTAAACGACGAAATTCATTGCGCTACAAATGTAACGAAAACACATACAAGTAATGTAGCAACATTCCAAAGTCCACAGTATGGACCAATTGGTATGGTAACAAAACGTGGTGTTGTATTCCACCATGCTTTAGTACATCACGAAACATATTCCGTAAATAAGGTTTCTAAAAACGTAGTCGTTCTAAAAGCATACGCGGGTATGGACGATACATTATTAGCAGCCATTGAGACCCTTCCAGTAGACGGGATTGTTATCGAAGCACTTGGACAAGGTAATTTACCTCCAAGAACACTTCCTAGTCTAGAACGATTAATAAACAAAGGAATTCCTGTCGTATTAGTTTCCCGCTGTTTCAACGGTATCGTTCAAGATGTATACTCATATGAAGGCGGCGGCAAACAATTAAAAGATATGGGTATTGTATTCACATACGGTTTAAATGCTCAAAAAGCACGTATTAAATTATTAGTTGCATTAGAGAATACAACTTCTCATGAAGCAATCCAAAATATGTTTATGCACAATTAA
- a CDS encoding YpfB family protein — MKKVEKIFIRILMIQFICLCVVQLLFIHKSSVKYLSKIVYYEGVTVKNETEILQVNR, encoded by the coding sequence TTGAAAAAGGTGGAGAAAATTTTTATTCGTATATTAATGATACAATTTATTTGTCTTTGTGTTGTGCAATTGTTATTTATACATAAGTCATCAGTGAAATATTTATCTAAAATTGTTTATTATGAAGGTGTCACGGTAAAAAACGAAACAGAAATCTTACAGGTGAATAGGTAG
- the cmk gene encoding (d)CMP kinase, with protein sequence MDKRISIAIDGPAAAGKSTVAKVVAKKLSYVYIDTGAMYRTITYAALEQKVDIENEEQLMEVVKNVNIEFQQGENTQLVFLNGQDVSEVIRTPEVTNRVSIVAKHRLVREEMVRRQQELAEKGGVVMDGRDIGTHVLPDAEVKIFMLASVEERAERRHLENINKGFDSNLEQLKEEIAQRDKLDSEREVSPLKKADDALELDTTSLSIEEVVQKIMGIVSGVFAK encoded by the coding sequence ATGGATAAACGAATTTCAATTGCTATAGATGGTCCAGCAGCTGCTGGAAAAAGTACAGTCGCAAAAGTTGTAGCGAAGAAACTTTCTTACGTTTATATTGATACAGGGGCAATGTATCGTACAATTACATATGCAGCCCTTGAGCAAAAAGTGGATATTGAAAATGAAGAGCAGTTAATGGAAGTTGTAAAGAATGTAAATATTGAATTTCAGCAAGGAGAAAATACACAACTTGTATTTTTAAATGGACAAGATGTTTCTGAAGTAATTCGTACACCAGAGGTGACGAATCGAGTATCTATTGTGGCGAAACATCGCCTTGTTCGTGAAGAAATGGTACGTCGTCAACAAGAGCTAGCGGAAAAAGGCGGCGTTGTAATGGATGGCCGTGATATTGGTACACATGTGTTACCAGATGCTGAAGTGAAGATCTTTATGCTTGCTTCTGTTGAAGAAAGAGCAGAAAGAAGACATTTAGAAAATATAAATAAAGGTTTCGATTCTAATTTAGAGCAGTTAAAAGAAGAAATTGCTCAGCGTGATAAATTAGATTCAGAACGCGAAGTTTCTCCTCTGAAAAAAGCTGATGATGCATTGGAATTAGACACAACTTCTTTATCAATTGAAGAAGTTGTCCAAAAAATTATGGGCATTGTTTCAGGAGTGTTTGCGAAATAA
- the rpsA gene encoding 30S ribosomal protein S1, with amino-acid sequence MVEKMNEEVMDSKELQVGDVVTGSVTKVEEKQVLVNVGYKTDGVIPISELANVHIEKASDVVELDQILELKIIKLEEDDLVLSKRAVDAEKAWVELQEKFTSGHVFDVTVKDIVNGGLVVDLGVRGFIPASLVEVHYVEDFTDYKGKTLAVKIVELDREKNRVILSHKAVVELELDSKKKEAISSLKEGDVVEGTVQRLTDFGAFVNVGGVDGLVHISQISHERVEQPSEVLEQGQKVKVKVLSVDADTQRISLSIKAAQPGPWENVAGEIKAGDIREGVVKRLVTFGAFVEILPGVEGLVHVSQIANRHVKNPNEALEMGQEVKVKVLEVHVAEKRISLSIKEALEENNVTEDYSQYEPNADSATFQLSDIIGEQLKKLKK; translated from the coding sequence ATGGTAGAGAAAATGAATGAAGAAGTTATGGATTCAAAAGAATTACAAGTTGGTGACGTTGTTACAGGTTCTGTAACGAAAGTTGAAGAGAAACAAGTGCTTGTAAATGTTGGATACAAAACAGATGGCGTAATTCCAATTAGTGAATTAGCTAACGTTCATATTGAAAAAGCAAGCGATGTGGTAGAATTAGATCAAATACTAGAATTAAAAATTATTAAATTAGAAGAGGATGATCTTGTCTTATCTAAACGTGCTGTTGATGCAGAAAAAGCATGGGTAGAATTACAAGAGAAATTTACTTCTGGTCATGTATTTGATGTTACTGTAAAAGATATCGTGAATGGTGGATTAGTTGTGGACCTTGGTGTTCGTGGGTTCATCCCAGCTTCACTTGTAGAAGTACATTATGTAGAAGATTTTACTGACTATAAAGGCAAAACATTAGCTGTGAAAATTGTTGAATTAGACCGCGAAAAAAATCGTGTAATTCTTTCGCATAAAGCAGTAGTAGAATTAGAACTAGATTCTAAGAAGAAAGAAGCAATTTCTTCATTAAAAGAAGGAGACGTTGTTGAAGGAACAGTGCAACGATTAACGGATTTTGGTGCTTTCGTTAACGTTGGTGGTGTGGACGGTTTAGTTCATATTTCACAAATTTCACACGAACGTGTAGAGCAACCTTCTGAAGTATTAGAGCAAGGTCAAAAGGTAAAAGTAAAGGTGTTATCAGTTGATGCTGATACACAACGTATTTCTTTATCAATTAAAGCAGCTCAACCGGGACCTTGGGAAAATGTTGCTGGTGAAATAAAAGCTGGAGATATTCGTGAGGGAGTAGTAAAACGCCTTGTTACATTCGGTGCATTTGTTGAAATTTTACCTGGTGTTGAAGGTCTTGTGCACGTATCTCAAATTGCAAATCGTCATGTGAAAAATCCAAATGAAGCATTGGAAATGGGACAAGAAGTAAAAGTGAAAGTACTTGAAGTCCATGTAGCAGAGAAACGTATTTCTTTAAGTATAAAAGAAGCGCTTGAAGAAAATAATGTAACTGAAGATTACAGTCAGTATGAACCAAATGCTGATTCTGCTACTTTCCAATTAAGTGATATTATTGGTGAACAACTGAAAAAATTAAAGAAATAA
- a CDS encoding type 2 isopentenyl-diphosphate Delta-isomerase has protein sequence MVRAKRKLDHIEYALSTGQSRTHGFHDIDFVHQSLPNSSYDTITCGTKIGELSLSSPIFINAMTGGGGERTLHINEQLAYVAKHHNLAMAVGSQMAALKDESEAASFKIIRKVNPNGTFFANLGSEATIEQAKRAIDMIEANALQIHLNVIQELTMPEGDRDFTGVLQRIEKIVLKSKVPVIVKEVGFGMSKETVQQLASIGVTAIDIGGQGGTNFAAVENERRQRMLSYFNNWGIQTATSIIEATSTNNNLSFIASGGIQTALDVAKAIALGANTTAFAGYFLRILMQDGIEKLVDEINLLHTDLKFIMTALGAKTIEELQSVPLVVKGETYHWLTQRGIDTTHYSRR, from the coding sequence GTGGTAAGGGCAAAACGTAAATTAGATCATATTGAATACGCTCTTTCTACTGGTCAGTCTCGTACGCATGGCTTTCATGATATTGACTTTGTGCATCAAAGCTTGCCAAATTCAAGTTATGACACAATAACATGTGGAACAAAAATCGGCGAACTTTCACTAAGTTCGCCGATTTTTATCAATGCGATGACTGGTGGTGGCGGAGAGAGAACATTACATATTAATGAGCAATTAGCATATGTAGCGAAACATCATAATCTTGCTATGGCTGTAGGTTCGCAAATGGCGGCGTTAAAAGATGAAAGTGAGGCTGCATCTTTTAAGATTATCAGGAAGGTAAACCCAAATGGTACTTTCTTTGCTAATTTAGGTAGTGAGGCAACTATCGAACAGGCAAAGCGTGCTATTGATATGATTGAAGCGAATGCATTGCAAATTCATTTAAATGTTATACAGGAGTTAACAATGCCAGAAGGAGACCGTGACTTTACTGGTGTACTTCAACGCATTGAGAAAATTGTTTTAAAGAGTAAAGTTCCTGTCATTGTAAAAGAAGTTGGATTTGGGATGAGTAAGGAAACTGTACAACAGTTAGCGAGCATAGGTGTAACGGCAATTGATATTGGTGGACAAGGTGGTACGAATTTTGCTGCTGTTGAAAATGAAAGAAGACAGCGAATGCTTTCTTATTTTAATAACTGGGGCATACAAACAGCAACCTCGATTATTGAAGCAACCTCTACAAATAATAACCTCTCTTTTATTGCATCTGGGGGTATACAAACAGCGCTTGACGTAGCGAAAGCAATCGCATTAGGGGCGAATACAACTGCGTTTGCTGGATACTTTTTACGCATTTTAATGCAAGATGGTATCGAGAAGTTAGTGGATGAAATTAATCTATTACATACAGATTTGAAATTTATTATGACTGCTCTTGGTGCGAAGACGATAGAAGAGTTACAATCTGTACCTCTTGTTGTAAAGGGCGAAACATACCATTGGTTAACGCAGCGTGGTATTGATACGACGCATTATAGTAGAAGATAA
- a CDS encoding YpzI family protein encodes MGKDRQERKLRESRRVESDRDQSLQYPGATGLDTPEQARKQNQH; translated from the coding sequence ATGGGTAAAGATCGTCAAGAACGAAAACTAAGAGAATCACGCCGCGTTGAATCTGACCGTGACCAATCATTACAATATCCGGGTGCTACTGGGCTCGATACACCAGAGCAAGCTCGAAAACAAAATCAGCACTAA
- a CDS encoding YIEGIA family protein has product MTEYTPAILCGVIAGTVTRLLMLRTDTRQYPTRLHGKIIHIAMGLIAAALGAIAIPSILKKDFSAITFLTLAATQFRDVRNMERNTLQQLDGYELVPRGNTYIEGIALVFESRNYLAMLTSFATTFAYIGFRSWVAGVIMALIAFFIAKKLMSGKRLHDLVEIEHVPLRFEGAGLYIDNIYIMNIGLPARQEEIMKYGMGFILKPKSIDAMVTIANLGQRQAILHDVSVALGIYRDSGTPALVPLAKRDLEDGRVGIFVLPQDQDAEKAIGVIGNVPTLESAVHMSSEAPKGRGDKR; this is encoded by the coding sequence ATGACTGAATATACACCGGCCATTTTATGCGGCGTAATAGCGGGGACAGTAACAAGATTGCTAATGCTCCGGACAGATACGCGGCAATATCCGACGAGGCTCCATGGGAAAATTATTCACATTGCGATGGGGTTAATTGCAGCGGCCTTAGGAGCAATTGCGATCCCGTCAATTTTGAAAAAAGATTTTTCTGCTATTACGTTTCTTACGTTAGCGGCAACACAGTTTCGTGATGTGCGTAATATGGAAAGAAATACACTCCAACAATTAGATGGATATGAGCTCGTACCACGTGGAAATACATACATTGAAGGAATTGCATTAGTTTTTGAAAGTCGTAACTATTTGGCGATGTTAACGTCGTTTGCAACGACGTTTGCGTATATAGGATTCCGTTCATGGGTTGCTGGAGTAATTATGGCTCTAATTGCATTTTTTATCGCGAAAAAATTAATGTCTGGTAAGAGGTTACATGATCTTGTTGAAATCGAGCATGTTCCGCTTCGTTTTGAAGGGGCCGGGCTATATATTGATAATATTTACATTATGAATATTGGATTGCCAGCAAGACAAGAGGAAATTATGAAATATGGAATGGGTTTTATTCTAAAGCCGAAGTCAATTGATGCGATGGTTACAATTGCAAATTTAGGGCAACGACAAGCTATTTTGCACGATGTTTCTGTTGCTTTAGGGATATATAGAGATTCTGGTACACCAGCGCTTGTACCGTTAGCAAAGCGTGATTTAGAGGATGGAAGAGTTGGGATATTTGTCTTGCCACAAGATCAAGATGCAGAGAAAGCGATAGGTGTCATAGGGAATGTGCCGACGTTAGAGAGTGCCGTTCATATGTCATCGGAAGCCCCGAAAGGAAGGGGAGATAAGAGATGA
- the engA gene encoding ribosome-associated GTPase EngA, producing MPKPVIAIVGRPNVGKSTIFNRIVGERVSIVEDIPGITRDRIYSAGEWLNHEFNIIDTGGIDIGDEPFLTQIRQQAEVAIDEADVIIFMTNGRDGVTAADEEVAKILYRSKKPIVLAVNKVDNPEMRSDIYDFYALGFGEPFPISGTHGLGLGDLLDEAAKHFPKIEEEAYDDETIRFSLIGRPNVGKSSLVNALLGQERVIVSNIAGTTRDAVDTPYSKDGQDYVIIDTAGMRKKGKVYESTEKYSVLRALRAIERSDVVLVVLDGEEGIIEQDKKIAGYAHDSGRAVIIVVNKWDAVKKDEKTMKAFEENIRAHFQFLEYAPIVFLSAKTKKRTQTLLPVINEVNESHSIRIQTNVLNDVIMDAVAMNPTPTHNGSRLKIFYATQVAVKPPTFVVFVNDTELMHFSYERFLKNRLREAFGFVGTPIHIIARARD from the coding sequence ATGCCGAAACCAGTAATAGCAATAGTAGGCCGCCCGAACGTAGGAAAATCTACTATTTTCAATAGAATTGTTGGAGAAAGAGTTTCAATTGTAGAAGATATACCAGGTATAACGCGAGACCGTATTTATAGTGCGGGAGAATGGTTAAATCATGAGTTTAACATTATTGATACAGGTGGAATTGATATTGGAGACGAGCCATTTTTGACACAAATTCGTCAACAGGCGGAAGTAGCGATTGATGAAGCAGATGTTATCATTTTTATGACGAATGGTCGAGATGGTGTAACTGCAGCAGATGAAGAAGTTGCTAAAATTTTATACCGCTCTAAAAAACCAATTGTACTTGCGGTAAATAAGGTTGATAATCCAGAGATGCGTAGTGATATTTATGATTTCTATGCATTAGGATTTGGCGAGCCATTCCCGATTTCAGGTACACACGGTTTAGGACTTGGTGATTTGTTAGATGAAGCTGCAAAGCATTTTCCAAAGATTGAAGAAGAAGCGTATGACGATGAAACAATCCGTTTCTCTTTAATTGGACGTCCAAACGTAGGGAAATCATCACTTGTAAACGCACTTCTTGGTCAAGAACGTGTAATTGTAAGTAATATAGCGGGAACGACACGTGATGCGGTTGATACACCATATAGCAAAGATGGTCAAGATTATGTAATCATCGATACAGCTGGTATGCGTAAAAAAGGGAAAGTATACGAAAGTACAGAAAAATATAGTGTACTTCGTGCACTTAGAGCGATTGAACGTTCTGACGTTGTTTTAGTCGTTTTAGACGGAGAAGAAGGAATTATTGAACAAGATAAAAAAATCGCTGGATATGCTCATGATTCAGGACGTGCTGTTATTATCGTCGTAAACAAATGGGATGCCGTGAAAAAAGATGAAAAAACAATGAAAGCATTTGAAGAAAACATTCGCGCTCATTTCCAATTTTTAGAGTATGCGCCGATTGTATTCTTATCTGCGAAAACGAAAAAACGTACACAAACATTATTACCAGTTATTAATGAAGTAAATGAAAGTCATAGTATCCGTATTCAAACGAACGTATTAAATGATGTAATTATGGATGCGGTAGCGATGAATCCAACGCCGACTCATAATGGTAGCCGTCTGAAAATCTTCTATGCAACACAAGTTGCGGTAAAACCACCAACATTTGTTGTGTTTGTAAACGATACAGAATTAATGCACTTTTCATATGAGCGCTTCTTAAAGAATCGTTTACGTGAAGCGTTCGGTTTTGTAGGAACGCCGATTCACATTATCGCTAGAGCAAGAGACTAA
- a CDS encoding NAD(P)H-dependent glycerol-3-phosphate dehydrogenase codes for MTKITVVGAGSWGTALAMVLADNGHDVRIWGHRTELMDEINTKHENSRYLPGITLPSTIVAYSSLEEALVDVNVVLLVVPTKAYREVLQDMKKYVAGPTTWIHASKGIEPGTSKRISEVIEEEIPENLIKDVVVLSGPSHAEEVGLRQETTVTSAAKRMEAAEEVQDLFMNSYFRVYTNPDIVGVELGGALKNIIALAAGITDGLGLGDNAKAALMTRGLTEIARLGRKMGGNPLTFAGLTGMGDLIVTCTSVHSRNWRAGNMLGKGHSLEEVLESMGMVVEGVRTTKAAHELAEKMEVEMPITAALYDVLFNGNNVKDAVGSLMGRVRKHEVEAIPDLL; via the coding sequence ATGACAAAAATCACAGTAGTAGGAGCAGGTAGTTGGGGAACAGCGTTAGCGATGGTATTAGCTGACAATGGACATGATGTACGTATTTGGGGACATCGTACTGAACTTATGGATGAGATTAATACGAAACATGAGAACAGTCGATATCTCCCAGGCATTACATTGCCAAGCACAATCGTAGCCTACTCTTCTTTAGAAGAAGCATTAGTAGATGTAAATGTAGTACTTCTTGTAGTACCAACAAAAGCGTATAGAGAAGTGCTACAAGATATGAAGAAATATGTAGCAGGTCCGACTACTTGGATTCATGCAAGTAAAGGAATTGAACCTGGTACGTCAAAACGTATTTCGGAAGTGATTGAGGAAGAAATTCCAGAGAACTTGATTAAAGATGTTGTTGTACTGTCTGGACCGAGTCATGCTGAAGAAGTCGGCTTACGCCAAGAGACAACTGTTACGTCTGCAGCAAAGCGTATGGAAGCGGCTGAGGAAGTACAAGACTTGTTTATGAATAGCTACTTCCGTGTATACACAAATCCAGATATCGTTGGAGTTGAGCTTGGCGGTGCGTTAAAAAATATTATCGCATTAGCTGCCGGAATAACTGATGGACTTGGATTAGGTGATAATGCAAAAGCAGCATTAATGACACGCGGTTTAACGGAGATTGCTCGTTTAGGAAGAAAGATGGGCGGAAATCCGTTAACGTTTGCTGGTCTAACTGGAATGGGAGACTTAATTGTAACGTGTACAAGTGTTCATAGCCGCAATTGGCGCGCTGGAAATATGCTTGGAAAAGGACACTCTTTAGAAGAAGTGTTAGAAAGTATGGGTATGGTTGTAGAAGGTGTAAGAACAACGAAAGCTGCTCATGAATTAGCAGAGAAAATGGAAGTTGAAATGCCGATTACAGCTGCTTTATATGACGTACTGTTCAATGGGAATAACGTAAAAGATGCGGTAGGCTCATTAATGGGACGTGTTCGAAAACATGAAGTGGAAGCTATACCGGACTTACTTTAA
- a CDS encoding stage VI sporulation protein F, whose product MDNNIFNNIEKEAKVNKEDIFKLASSVQNANLRDETVLRQLIHQVALMAGREVPKEQEDQIVKAIINNNMPADFGSLSKMFKK is encoded by the coding sequence ATGGATAATAACATTTTTAATAACATTGAAAAAGAAGCGAAAGTGAATAAAGAAGATATTTTTAAATTAGCATCATCTGTACAAAATGCGAATTTACGTGATGAGACTGTACTTCGTCAATTGATTCATCAAGTGGCTCTTATGGCAGGACGTGAAGTGCCGAAAGAACAAGAGGATCAAATTGTAAAAGCGATTATTAACAATAATATGCCGGCAGATTTTGGTTCGTTAAGCAAAATGTTTAAAAAATAA
- a CDS encoding DUF2768 domain-containing protein translates to MSEGLIKMWFALGAIGFMFFAVSFILLSRYKIKNKFLKGITALVAYTLMIVSGIVIFLVVFSGPVQQ, encoded by the coding sequence ATGTCGGAAGGGCTTATAAAAATGTGGTTTGCTTTAGGGGCAATTGGATTTATGTTTTTTGCAGTAAGTTTTATTTTACTAAGCAGATATAAAATAAAGAATAAATTTTTGAAAGGGATTACAGCGTTAGTAGCGTACACCCTTATGATTGTTTCAGGAATTGTTATTTTTCTTGTTGTATTTAGTGGACCTGTACAGCAGTAA